In Brienomyrus brachyistius isolate T26 chromosome 3, BBRACH_0.4, whole genome shotgun sequence, the following proteins share a genomic window:
- the LOC125738882 gene encoding kinase non-catalytic C-lobe domain-containing protein 1 isoform X1, whose translation MNVDAMGTFETAVAAYYEDGEEEDDQCLEFEPLPTLLEDEENVSLADILSLRDSCLSEQEVWAVCLECVLSLRSIAHSPLFHTLCITPDTLAFNAHGNVCFMEHLSDDPEGSFTPPEFDRTGNTFEGHIFSLGTTLAVSLDFVIEPELQPELGPEVKRLLDRMQQERPEDRPSVQNIIVLAKVKLRNVSSLSICRKLSAIGRRVLSIESVGTFQDGLETSCGIHEQQLKAKRQFHEQNPVTGLSSMENLSPDLSNTEHIVQSQREEHIFDLRLDSRSQNSSPVRRRIQERGGRTRGVLNRSSSVPDSNNPPPIQPQLVDLNATVTDLTEIGSEEFPVNVIIKSMMARKSRRSHQSDHDEYDCSAKDGCGETRGLLGFSPDKNHNIPQSFHGCAQDPESALLSRIFNGNAPTDSVYNETSVKSILYTSNRMTKSMLCLNEETQDEWISLKELLSHSYQPLSVNELWGLCYICLSTLQTYIDYPAYLCLESVYISCEGEMLFLKTKNTGSCDAFYLAPEFQEHGIVTEKACVYGVAAILWSTAKFNLSPNQKLAMPRKLKRLLLEMAKRTPIERPSIVAAKKSCRDYLLRQRTTPEEVWAKLINRLCKSDHWNKNIGSPRILDTKKRSDIKVSSSSKMGFAPMTGRDKLSPVQGPVPKQCCATTASSLPDAFTSSATHFKPIVLAQDGTTTRETLTQQGTGGNSEYGSNNHLKAKPEDKDNAPMECVPQGPKEDAIYLGSQESVCLPESSTSTSGKMLVNSPSLTTAQHTEWEGQTLPHHCSSTSAFSTNQITGSMYNSYLLRQDPKTGQLTLFPVHIAAPEPIPGLNINIPPLSAVPSELALSSVDHGAPKTSAGSWRSPAEASLTSLAPPQMDRAPKHRDSGGEGGRGQSLRSLTQSPAEQPLSTQVHPSLQAVLNLIRAEFGFDSYLENGTEDLKMGEYIFSLRDLQYDTFCSAVSEKFLDFCWNEKLLEALYNVVNGKQTSMSAWSSTMRPISNVQPSSKEAERAATSPQGGEHNYVVQAWEPNDVSSDRDSHANTGKILRRSLSAPEPPSTCATVEKPEELHKDLNIAIGNTSLSAPVEGIKGGEVATGDTDFNENSVGVADEIPPNTEPSWWVGGAEGDLGRGCHDQRSLDFSEDMEDTDSLTWDGCSLSAVGELDGHGCSPGWALAFYGGDYFRQDVLNYVKKLGQHSEEPCIETKQQELHQQLMIETRNLKKTRNFYQKLMHQERKNKGSDAKTMLSKLQVQLEEMQSKVEFLDSVKKYLEVLCMENWCVETPLLPSLAAHEDAPLVLIPSEDPSVLCLQSAVGRGRSTQTGISPLLAGTPLGLVSYLYSRNAYLEGYVQQFLYTYRYFYTPKEFLQFLMNKLKSTVGQEASTDQMKVYHRSRDLLQSWIENCSQLDFPPKSSLMQALEDFLTREVIPVDGGAESLLAALQSSPKKRNGRAFSSQCCNHTRLQEEDDAHSVRTLCKQLSEDSGKRSFQWRITRVLEPQAIQPREKLYCIAAALPRPCYSSLVDNLSSSCLKTEERHPFFQNEHSTQCCAQQLTLLQQEIFQGCHPVHFLNSRAQGVRDKAICITKPLSPDSPPVEGSSLFVQEATAQDKHLIQLLKHDENVSNWVSAEIVICDSIKAQAGLLSKFLMMAKYCYESRNFATAIQILGGLENVIVRQLPAWKHLSAKVCEVLEELKAVQVFLKSDNLCLMEGEQFKRQPTLPAALILAMHVQQLEIGAFTLASGAYKWPKLRNIAKVVSQIHAFQENKFTYVPDRELQTYLRQRIAYLSDCDIGLLAAENDTNFQQILAERHSKKIQDTLRKVKATFQ comes from the exons ATGAATGTGGATGCCATGGGTACGTTTGAAACTGCTGTGGCCGCGTATTATGAAGACGGGGAAGAGGAGGACGACCAGTGTTTGGAATTCGAACCTCTTCCCACGCTCTTAGAAGACGAG GAGAATGTCTCTCTCGCGGACATCCTCTCTTTGCGGGACAGCTGCCTATCGGAACAGGAGGTGTGGGCAGTGTGCTTGGAGTGTGTCCTCTCCTTGCGTAGCATTGCCCATTCACCACTCTTCCACACCCTCTGTATCACCCCAGACACTCTGGCCTTCAATGCCCACGGCAACGTCTGCTTCATGGAACATCTTAGCG ATGATCCTGAGGGCTCATTCACACCACCAGAGTTTGATAGGACTGGTAACACCTTTGAG GGACACATATTCTCCCTGGGGACCACTCTGGCTGTCTCCCTTGATTTTGTCATTGAGCCAGAATTACAGCCGGAGCTTGGCCCAGAGGTTAAAAGGCTACTGGATCGGATGCAGCAGGAGAGACCAGAAGATAGACCAAGCGTCCAG AACATCATCGTGCTGGCGAAGGTAAAGTTAAGGAATGTGTCCTCTTTGAGCATCTGTCGGAAGTTGTCTGCCATTGGCCGGCGTGTCCTGTCAATCGAATCTGTAGGAACATTTCAAG ATGGCTTGGAAACATCATGTGGAATTCATGAACAACAGCTGAAAGCCAAGAGGCAGTTTCACGAACAGAATCCGGTTACTGGTTTGTCCAGCATGGAGAACCTCAGTCCTGATCTTAGCAACACTGAACACATCGTCCAGTCACAGAGAGAGGAGCATATCTTTGACTTGCGCTTGGACAGCAGGTCCCAGAACAGTTCCCCCGTCAGGAGGCGCATACAGGAAAGGGGTGGGAGGACCAGAGGAGTGCTCAACCGCTCCAGTTCCGTCCCTGATTCCAACAATCCGCCGCCAATCCAGCCTCAACTGGTTGACCTGAATGCAACTGTAACTGACCTTACGGAAATAGGCTCAGAGGAATTTCCTGTCAATGTAATCATCAAGAGTATGATGGCTCGCAAGAGCAGACGCAGCCATCAGTCAGACCATGATGAATATGATTGTTCAGCGAAAGATGGGTGTGGTGAGACCAGGGGATTGCTGGGATTTTCTCCTGATAAAAACCACAACATTCCTCAATCATTccatggctgtgcacaggatCCAGAGAGTGCCCTCTTGAGCAGAATTTTCAACGGGAATGCCCCTACTGACTCTGTGTATAATGAGACCTCAGTAAAGAGCATACTCTATACCAGCAATCGCATGACCAAAAGCATGCTGTGCCTCAATGAAGAAACTCAGGATGAA TGGATCTCCCTGAAGGAGCTGCTCTCTCATAGCTATCAGCCTTTGTCAGTGAACGAGCTCTGGGGCCTGTGTTACATATGTCTGTCTACACTACAGACTTACATTGACTACCCAG CCTATTTATGCCTGGAATCTGTTTACATCAGCTGTGAAGGGGAGATGCTGTTCCTGAAAACTAAAAACACAG GATCCTGCGATGCCTTTTATCTGGCACCAGAATTCCAAGAACATGGAATTGTTACAGAAAAG GCCTGCGTTTATGGGGTTGCAGCTATCCTTTGGTCCACAGCCAAGTTCAATTTATCCCCCAACCAAAAATTAGCAATGCCAAGAAAACTGAAAAGACTGCTACTGGAAATGGCAAAGAGAACTCCTATTGAGAGGCCGTCAATTGTGGCAGCAAAAAAG AGTTGTCGGGATTACCTGCTACGCCAGCGTACCACTCCTGAGGAAGTTTGGGCAAAATTAATCAACAGGCTTTGCAAG TCAGACCACTGGAATAAGAATATAGGTTCTCCAAGAATTTTGGACACTAAGAAAAGGTCTGATATAAAAGTGTCTTCAAGCAGCAAGATgg GGTTTGCACCCATGACTGGAAGGGATAAGCTGTCTCCTGTCCAGGGACCTGTCCCAAAGCAGTGCTGTGCCACCACAGCCTCCTCTCTCCCCGATGCCTTCACATCTTCTGCCACGCATTTCAAACCCATTGTACTTGCCCAAGATGGAACTACTACAAGGGAGACCCTGACCCAGCAAGGAACTGGGGG GAATAGTGAGTATGGCAGTAACAATCATCTGAAAGCCAAACCAGAAGACAAAGACAATGCACCCATGGAGTGTGTGCCACAGGGTCCAAAGGAAGATGCCATTTATCTTGGCTCCCAGGAGAGTGTTTGTTTACCAGAATCATCCACTTCCACCAGTGGAAAGATGTTAGTCAACAGCCCATCACTGACAACAGCGCAACATACTGAATGGGAGGGCCAGACTCTTCCTCATCACTGCAGCAGTACATCTGCCTTCTCCACCAATCAGATCACTGGCAGCATGTACAACAGCTACCTCCTGAGGCAAGACCCCAAAACGGGACAGCTGACATTGTTCCCTGTACACATTGCTGCTCCAGAGCCCATTCCTGGCCTGAACATCAACATCCCCCCACTATCAGCCGTACCTAGTGAGCTCGCCTTGAGCTCTGTGGATCATGGGGCCCCTAAGACGTCAGCGGGAAGCTGGAGATCACCTGCTGAAGCATCTCTCACCTCACTGGCGCCACCACAGATGGACAGGGCTCCAAAGCACAGAGACTCTGGGGGAGAAGGTGGCAGAGGACAGTCCCTAAGAAGTTTGACTCAgtctcctgcagaacagcctctTTCAACCCAGGTCCATCCCTCTCTACAGGCGGTCTTGAACCTCATTAGAGCAGAGTTTGGCTTCGACAGCTATCTGGAAAATGGAACAGAGGACCTCAAAATGG GGGAGTATATATTCTCTCTAAGAGATCTCCAGTATGATACGTTTTGCAGTGCTGTTTCTGAAAAATTCTTGGATTTCTGCTGGAATGAGAAATTACTAGAAGCACTTTACAACGTGGTGAACGGAAAGCAGACCTCTAT GTCTGCTTGGAGCTCTACAATGCGACCTATCTCTAATGTTCAGCCCTCATCAAAGGAAGcagaaagggcagccacctcacCCCAGGGTGGAGAGCACAACTACGTAGTGCAAGCATGGGAGCCGAATGACGTGAGCTCAGACAGAGACAGCCATGCAAACACAGGAAAGATTCTGAGAAGGTCGCTCAGTGCACCTGAGCCCCCATCTACCTGTGCAACTGTAGAAAAACCAGAGGAACTTCATAAAGATCTCAACATAG CTATAGGCAATACTTCTCTATCTGCTCCTGTGGAAGGAATAAAAGGTGGAGAGGTGGCCACAGGAGACACAGACTTCAATGAAAATTCTGTGGGTGTCGCTGATGAAATTCCCCCCAACACTGAGCCCTCATGGTGGGTGGGAGGGGCAGAGGGAGACCTTGGGAGGGGCTGTCATGACCAGCGGAGTCTGGACTTCTCAGAGGACATGGAGGATACAGACTCCCTGACGTGGGATGGGTGCTCTCTGTCTGCTGTTGGGGAGCTTGATGGACATGGCTGCAGTCCTGGCTGGGCTTTAGCTTTCTATGGGGGCGACTACTTCAGACAGGATGTGCTAAATTATGTGAAGAAGCTCGGCCAACACAGCGAGGAACCGTGTATAGAGACCAAACAACAG GAACTTCATCAGCAGCTTATGATAGAGACGAGGAATCTGAAAAAGACAAGAAATTTCTACCAAAAGCTGATGCATCAAGAGAGGAAAAATAAAG GTTCAGATGCCAAAACCATGCTGTCTAAACTCCAAGTTCAGCTTGAGGAGATGCAATCCAAAGTAGAGTTTCTGGACTCTGTGAAGAAATACCTTGAG GTTTTGTGTATGGAGAACTGGTGTGTGGAGACGCCCCTCTTGCCCTCACTGGCAGCTCATGAAGATGCCCCCCTAGTGCTGATTCCCTCTGAAGATCCCTCTGTACTTTGCCTGCAGTCCGCAGTGGGTCGAGGAAGAAGCACCCAGACTGGAATTAGCCCTCTGCTGGCAGGAACCCCCCTGGGCCTCGTGTCGTATCTGTACAGCAG AAATGCATACCTTGAAGGCTATGTCCAACAATTCCTGTATACCTATCGTTACTTCTACACCCCAAAAGAATTTCTGCAGTTTCTGATGAATAAACTGAAAAGTACAGTTGG CCAGGAAGCCTCCACTGATCAAATGAAGGTGTACCACCGGAGTCGAGACCTACTGCAGAGCTGGATCGAAAACTGCAGTCAGCTGGACTTTCCCCCAAAGTCTAGCCTTATGCAGGCTTTGGAGGACTTTCTCACTAGGGAG GTGATTCCAGTTGACGGTGGGGCAGAGAGCTTACTGGCAGCACTTCAGAGCTCCCCCAAGAAGAGGAATGGCCGTGCCTTTTCATCTCAGTGCTGTAATCACACCAGACTTCAAGAGGAAGATGACGCCCACTCAGTCCGCACTCTTTGCAAACAGTTAtcagaggattctgggaaaagA AGTTTTCAGTGGAGGATCACCAGAGTGCTGGAACCCCAAGCCATCCAACCAAGAGAAAAGCTCTATTGTATCGCAGCAGCCTTGCCTCGTCCCTGCTACAGTTCCCTTGTGGATAATCTGTCCAGCTCCTGCCTGAAGACTGAAGAGCGACACCCCTTCTTTCAGAATGAGCACAGTACCCAGTGCTGTGCTCAACAGCTCACTCTGCTCCAACAG GAAATATTTCAAGGTTGTCACCCTGTTCACTTCCTCAACTCCAGAGCACAGGGGGTCCGGGACAAAGCCATATGTATCACAAA ACCACTATCACCTGACTCACCGCCAGTAGAGGGCAGCAGCCTCTTTGTTCAAGAAGCAACAGCGCAAGATAAACACTTGATTCAGCTACTGAAGCACGATGAGAACGTCAGCAACTGGGTGTCAGCTGAAATTGTCATCTGTGACTCCATTAAG GCACAAGCTGGTTTGCTTTCAAAATTTCTTATGATGGCCAAGTATTGTTACGAATCAAGAAATTTTGCCACAGCCATACAGATTCTTGGAGGACTAGAGAATGTCATTGTGAGACAATTACCA GCATGGAAACATCTCTCTGCTAAAGTATGTGAGGTCCTGGAGGAGCTGAAAGCGGTGCAG GTTTTTCTAAAGAGCGATAACCTGTGTCTTATGGAGGGGGAGCAGTTCAAGAGGCAGCCCACCCTCCCAGCAGCTCTGATACTGGCCATGCATGTCCAGCAGCTGGAGATTGGGGCCTTCACACTCGCCAGTGGAGCCTACAAGTGGCCAAAGCTAAG GAACATAGCAAAGGTTGTGAGCCAGATCCATGCCTTCCAGGAGAACAAGTTCACGTATGTCCCTGACCGAGAGCTGCAGACCTACCTGCGCCAGCGCATCGCCTACCTGAGTGACTGTGACATTGGGCTCCTGGCTGCCGAGAATGACACCAATTTCCAGCAAATCCTTGCCGAACGTCACTCTAAGAAGATACAAGACACGCTGCGTAAAGTGAAGGCCACTTTCCAGTGA
- the LOC125738882 gene encoding kinase non-catalytic C-lobe domain-containing protein 1 isoform X2: protein MNVDAMGTFETAVAAYYEDGEEEDDQCLEFEPLPTLLEDEENVSLADILSLRDSCLSEQEVWAVCLECVLSLRSIAHSPLFHTLCITPDTLAFNAHGNVCFMEHLSDDPEGSFTPPEFDRTGNTFEGHIFSLGTTLAVSLDFVIEPELQPELGPEVKRLLDRMQQERPEDRPSVQNIIVLAKVKLRNVSSLSICRKLSAIGRRVLSIESVGTFQDGLETSCGIHEQQLKAKRQFHEQNPVTGLSSMENLSPDLSNTEHIVQSQREEHIFDLRLDSRSQNSSPVRRRIQERGGRTRGVLNRSSSVPDSNNPPPIQPQLVDLNATVTDLTEIGSEEFPVNVIIKSMMARKSRRSHQSDHDEYDCSAKDGCGETRGLLGFSPDKNHNIPQSFHGCAQDPESALLSRIFNGNAPTDSVYNETSVKSILYTSNRMTKSMLCLNEETQDEWISLKELLSHSYQPLSVNELWGLCYICLSTLQTYIDYPAYLCLESVYISCEGEMLFLKTKNTGSCDAFYLAPEFQEHGIVTEKACVYGVAAILWSTAKFNLSPNQKLAMPRKLKRLLLEMAKRTPIERPSIVAAKKSCRDYLLRQRTTPEEVWAKLINRLCKSDHWNKNIGSPRILDTKKRSDIKVSSSSKMGFAPMTGRDKLSPVQGPVPKQCCATTASSLPDAFTSSATHFKPIVLAQDGTTTRETLTQQGTGGNSEYGSNNHLKAKPEDKDNAPMECVPQGPKEDAIYLGSQESVCLPESSTSTSGKMLVNSPSLTTAQHTEWEGQTLPHHCSSTSAFSTNQITGSMYNSYLLRQDPKTGQLTLFPVHIAAPEPIPGLNINIPPLSAVPSELALSSVDHGAPKTSAGSWRSPAEASLTSLAPPQMDRAPKHRDSGGEGGRGQSLRSLTQSPAEQPLSTQVHPSLQAVLNLIRAEFGFDSYLENGTEDLKMGEYIFSLRDLQYDTFCSAVSEKFLDFCWNEKLLEALYNVVNGKQTSMSAWSSTMRPISNVQPSSKEAERAATSPQGGEHNYVVQAWEPNDVSSDRDSHANTGKILRRSLSAPEPPSTCATVEKPEELHKDLNIGNTSLSAPVEGIKGGEVATGDTDFNENSVGVADEIPPNTEPSWWVGGAEGDLGRGCHDQRSLDFSEDMEDTDSLTWDGCSLSAVGELDGHGCSPGWALAFYGGDYFRQDVLNYVKKLGQHSEEPCIETKQQELHQQLMIETRNLKKTRNFYQKLMHQERKNKGSDAKTMLSKLQVQLEEMQSKVEFLDSVKKYLEVLCMENWCVETPLLPSLAAHEDAPLVLIPSEDPSVLCLQSAVGRGRSTQTGISPLLAGTPLGLVSYLYSRNAYLEGYVQQFLYTYRYFYTPKEFLQFLMNKLKSTVGQEASTDQMKVYHRSRDLLQSWIENCSQLDFPPKSSLMQALEDFLTREVIPVDGGAESLLAALQSSPKKRNGRAFSSQCCNHTRLQEEDDAHSVRTLCKQLSEDSGKRSFQWRITRVLEPQAIQPREKLYCIAAALPRPCYSSLVDNLSSSCLKTEERHPFFQNEHSTQCCAQQLTLLQQEIFQGCHPVHFLNSRAQGVRDKAICITKPLSPDSPPVEGSSLFVQEATAQDKHLIQLLKHDENVSNWVSAEIVICDSIKAQAGLLSKFLMMAKYCYESRNFATAIQILGGLENVIVRQLPAWKHLSAKVCEVLEELKAVQVFLKSDNLCLMEGEQFKRQPTLPAALILAMHVQQLEIGAFTLASGAYKWPKLRNIAKVVSQIHAFQENKFTYVPDRELQTYLRQRIAYLSDCDIGLLAAENDTNFQQILAERHSKKIQDTLRKVKATFQ from the exons ATGAATGTGGATGCCATGGGTACGTTTGAAACTGCTGTGGCCGCGTATTATGAAGACGGGGAAGAGGAGGACGACCAGTGTTTGGAATTCGAACCTCTTCCCACGCTCTTAGAAGACGAG GAGAATGTCTCTCTCGCGGACATCCTCTCTTTGCGGGACAGCTGCCTATCGGAACAGGAGGTGTGGGCAGTGTGCTTGGAGTGTGTCCTCTCCTTGCGTAGCATTGCCCATTCACCACTCTTCCACACCCTCTGTATCACCCCAGACACTCTGGCCTTCAATGCCCACGGCAACGTCTGCTTCATGGAACATCTTAGCG ATGATCCTGAGGGCTCATTCACACCACCAGAGTTTGATAGGACTGGTAACACCTTTGAG GGACACATATTCTCCCTGGGGACCACTCTGGCTGTCTCCCTTGATTTTGTCATTGAGCCAGAATTACAGCCGGAGCTTGGCCCAGAGGTTAAAAGGCTACTGGATCGGATGCAGCAGGAGAGACCAGAAGATAGACCAAGCGTCCAG AACATCATCGTGCTGGCGAAGGTAAAGTTAAGGAATGTGTCCTCTTTGAGCATCTGTCGGAAGTTGTCTGCCATTGGCCGGCGTGTCCTGTCAATCGAATCTGTAGGAACATTTCAAG ATGGCTTGGAAACATCATGTGGAATTCATGAACAACAGCTGAAAGCCAAGAGGCAGTTTCACGAACAGAATCCGGTTACTGGTTTGTCCAGCATGGAGAACCTCAGTCCTGATCTTAGCAACACTGAACACATCGTCCAGTCACAGAGAGAGGAGCATATCTTTGACTTGCGCTTGGACAGCAGGTCCCAGAACAGTTCCCCCGTCAGGAGGCGCATACAGGAAAGGGGTGGGAGGACCAGAGGAGTGCTCAACCGCTCCAGTTCCGTCCCTGATTCCAACAATCCGCCGCCAATCCAGCCTCAACTGGTTGACCTGAATGCAACTGTAACTGACCTTACGGAAATAGGCTCAGAGGAATTTCCTGTCAATGTAATCATCAAGAGTATGATGGCTCGCAAGAGCAGACGCAGCCATCAGTCAGACCATGATGAATATGATTGTTCAGCGAAAGATGGGTGTGGTGAGACCAGGGGATTGCTGGGATTTTCTCCTGATAAAAACCACAACATTCCTCAATCATTccatggctgtgcacaggatCCAGAGAGTGCCCTCTTGAGCAGAATTTTCAACGGGAATGCCCCTACTGACTCTGTGTATAATGAGACCTCAGTAAAGAGCATACTCTATACCAGCAATCGCATGACCAAAAGCATGCTGTGCCTCAATGAAGAAACTCAGGATGAA TGGATCTCCCTGAAGGAGCTGCTCTCTCATAGCTATCAGCCTTTGTCAGTGAACGAGCTCTGGGGCCTGTGTTACATATGTCTGTCTACACTACAGACTTACATTGACTACCCAG CCTATTTATGCCTGGAATCTGTTTACATCAGCTGTGAAGGGGAGATGCTGTTCCTGAAAACTAAAAACACAG GATCCTGCGATGCCTTTTATCTGGCACCAGAATTCCAAGAACATGGAATTGTTACAGAAAAG GCCTGCGTTTATGGGGTTGCAGCTATCCTTTGGTCCACAGCCAAGTTCAATTTATCCCCCAACCAAAAATTAGCAATGCCAAGAAAACTGAAAAGACTGCTACTGGAAATGGCAAAGAGAACTCCTATTGAGAGGCCGTCAATTGTGGCAGCAAAAAAG AGTTGTCGGGATTACCTGCTACGCCAGCGTACCACTCCTGAGGAAGTTTGGGCAAAATTAATCAACAGGCTTTGCAAG TCAGACCACTGGAATAAGAATATAGGTTCTCCAAGAATTTTGGACACTAAGAAAAGGTCTGATATAAAAGTGTCTTCAAGCAGCAAGATgg GGTTTGCACCCATGACTGGAAGGGATAAGCTGTCTCCTGTCCAGGGACCTGTCCCAAAGCAGTGCTGTGCCACCACAGCCTCCTCTCTCCCCGATGCCTTCACATCTTCTGCCACGCATTTCAAACCCATTGTACTTGCCCAAGATGGAACTACTACAAGGGAGACCCTGACCCAGCAAGGAACTGGGGG GAATAGTGAGTATGGCAGTAACAATCATCTGAAAGCCAAACCAGAAGACAAAGACAATGCACCCATGGAGTGTGTGCCACAGGGTCCAAAGGAAGATGCCATTTATCTTGGCTCCCAGGAGAGTGTTTGTTTACCAGAATCATCCACTTCCACCAGTGGAAAGATGTTAGTCAACAGCCCATCACTGACAACAGCGCAACATACTGAATGGGAGGGCCAGACTCTTCCTCATCACTGCAGCAGTACATCTGCCTTCTCCACCAATCAGATCACTGGCAGCATGTACAACAGCTACCTCCTGAGGCAAGACCCCAAAACGGGACAGCTGACATTGTTCCCTGTACACATTGCTGCTCCAGAGCCCATTCCTGGCCTGAACATCAACATCCCCCCACTATCAGCCGTACCTAGTGAGCTCGCCTTGAGCTCTGTGGATCATGGGGCCCCTAAGACGTCAGCGGGAAGCTGGAGATCACCTGCTGAAGCATCTCTCACCTCACTGGCGCCACCACAGATGGACAGGGCTCCAAAGCACAGAGACTCTGGGGGAGAAGGTGGCAGAGGACAGTCCCTAAGAAGTTTGACTCAgtctcctgcagaacagcctctTTCAACCCAGGTCCATCCCTCTCTACAGGCGGTCTTGAACCTCATTAGAGCAGAGTTTGGCTTCGACAGCTATCTGGAAAATGGAACAGAGGACCTCAAAATGG GGGAGTATATATTCTCTCTAAGAGATCTCCAGTATGATACGTTTTGCAGTGCTGTTTCTGAAAAATTCTTGGATTTCTGCTGGAATGAGAAATTACTAGAAGCACTTTACAACGTGGTGAACGGAAAGCAGACCTCTAT GTCTGCTTGGAGCTCTACAATGCGACCTATCTCTAATGTTCAGCCCTCATCAAAGGAAGcagaaagggcagccacctcacCCCAGGGTGGAGAGCACAACTACGTAGTGCAAGCATGGGAGCCGAATGACGTGAGCTCAGACAGAGACAGCCATGCAAACACAGGAAAGATTCTGAGAAGGTCGCTCAGTGCACCTGAGCCCCCATCTACCTGTGCAACTGTAGAAAAACCAGAGGAACTTCATAAAGATCTCAACATAG GCAATACTTCTCTATCTGCTCCTGTGGAAGGAATAAAAGGTGGAGAGGTGGCCACAGGAGACACAGACTTCAATGAAAATTCTGTGGGTGTCGCTGATGAAATTCCCCCCAACACTGAGCCCTCATGGTGGGTGGGAGGGGCAGAGGGAGACCTTGGGAGGGGCTGTCATGACCAGCGGAGTCTGGACTTCTCAGAGGACATGGAGGATACAGACTCCCTGACGTGGGATGGGTGCTCTCTGTCTGCTGTTGGGGAGCTTGATGGACATGGCTGCAGTCCTGGCTGGGCTTTAGCTTTCTATGGGGGCGACTACTTCAGACAGGATGTGCTAAATTATGTGAAGAAGCTCGGCCAACACAGCGAGGAACCGTGTATAGAGACCAAACAACAG GAACTTCATCAGCAGCTTATGATAGAGACGAGGAATCTGAAAAAGACAAGAAATTTCTACCAAAAGCTGATGCATCAAGAGAGGAAAAATAAAG GTTCAGATGCCAAAACCATGCTGTCTAAACTCCAAGTTCAGCTTGAGGAGATGCAATCCAAAGTAGAGTTTCTGGACTCTGTGAAGAAATACCTTGAG GTTTTGTGTATGGAGAACTGGTGTGTGGAGACGCCCCTCTTGCCCTCACTGGCAGCTCATGAAGATGCCCCCCTAGTGCTGATTCCCTCTGAAGATCCCTCTGTACTTTGCCTGCAGTCCGCAGTGGGTCGAGGAAGAAGCACCCAGACTGGAATTAGCCCTCTGCTGGCAGGAACCCCCCTGGGCCTCGTGTCGTATCTGTACAGCAG AAATGCATACCTTGAAGGCTATGTCCAACAATTCCTGTATACCTATCGTTACTTCTACACCCCAAAAGAATTTCTGCAGTTTCTGATGAATAAACTGAAAAGTACAGTTGG CCAGGAAGCCTCCACTGATCAAATGAAGGTGTACCACCGGAGTCGAGACCTACTGCAGAGCTGGATCGAAAACTGCAGTCAGCTGGACTTTCCCCCAAAGTCTAGCCTTATGCAGGCTTTGGAGGACTTTCTCACTAGGGAG GTGATTCCAGTTGACGGTGGGGCAGAGAGCTTACTGGCAGCACTTCAGAGCTCCCCCAAGAAGAGGAATGGCCGTGCCTTTTCATCTCAGTGCTGTAATCACACCAGACTTCAAGAGGAAGATGACGCCCACTCAGTCCGCACTCTTTGCAAACAGTTAtcagaggattctgggaaaagA AGTTTTCAGTGGAGGATCACCAGAGTGCTGGAACCCCAAGCCATCCAACCAAGAGAAAAGCTCTATTGTATCGCAGCAGCCTTGCCTCGTCCCTGCTACAGTTCCCTTGTGGATAATCTGTCCAGCTCCTGCCTGAAGACTGAAGAGCGACACCCCTTCTTTCAGAATGAGCACAGTACCCAGTGCTGTGCTCAACAGCTCACTCTGCTCCAACAG GAAATATTTCAAGGTTGTCACCCTGTTCACTTCCTCAACTCCAGAGCACAGGGGGTCCGGGACAAAGCCATATGTATCACAAA ACCACTATCACCTGACTCACCGCCAGTAGAGGGCAGCAGCCTCTTTGTTCAAGAAGCAACAGCGCAAGATAAACACTTGATTCAGCTACTGAAGCACGATGAGAACGTCAGCAACTGGGTGTCAGCTGAAATTGTCATCTGTGACTCCATTAAG GCACAAGCTGGTTTGCTTTCAAAATTTCTTATGATGGCCAAGTATTGTTACGAATCAAGAAATTTTGCCACAGCCATACAGATTCTTGGAGGACTAGAGAATGTCATTGTGAGACAATTACCA GCATGGAAACATCTCTCTGCTAAAGTATGTGAGGTCCTGGAGGAGCTGAAAGCGGTGCAG GTTTTTCTAAAGAGCGATAACCTGTGTCTTATGGAGGGGGAGCAGTTCAAGAGGCAGCCCACCCTCCCAGCAGCTCTGATACTGGCCATGCATGTCCAGCAGCTGGAGATTGGGGCCTTCACACTCGCCAGTGGAGCCTACAAGTGGCCAAAGCTAAG GAACATAGCAAAGGTTGTGAGCCAGATCCATGCCTTCCAGGAGAACAAGTTCACGTATGTCCCTGACCGAGAGCTGCAGACCTACCTGCGCCAGCGCATCGCCTACCTGAGTGACTGTGACATTGGGCTCCTGGCTGCCGAGAATGACACCAATTTCCAGCAAATCCTTGCCGAACGTCACTCTAAGAAGATACAAGACACGCTGCGTAAAGTGAAGGCCACTTTCCAGTGA